A single window of Mycobacterium paragordonae DNA harbors:
- a CDS encoding amidoligase family protein, with protein sequence MELEVGGYEYRIADAVSVVDPNSEHLYVKRDGSISGLEIVTHPMTLEWARGFPFARLLAWLRDADCYVNDNYGLHIHVSRKAFQTCGKASACHQLVWLLFLYRNADMLVKLARRESEEWAAFCKPERGELVRKASRVDRSSNRYVAVNCNNVHTYELRFFKSTLTDAEFWAALEFADASVAYTRQLKAHDVLRGNALSWASFREWVAGQDYASLTAQI encoded by the coding sequence GTGGAGCTAGAGGTTGGCGGCTATGAGTACCGGATTGCTGATGCCGTTTCCGTTGTCGATCCCAATTCTGAGCATCTTTATGTAAAAAGAGACGGGTCGATTTCAGGCTTGGAGATTGTGACGCACCCGATGACCCTGGAATGGGCGCGCGGGTTCCCCTTTGCACGTTTGTTGGCGTGGCTGCGGGATGCAGACTGCTATGTCAACGACAACTATGGCTTGCATATTCACGTGTCGCGCAAAGCATTTCAGACCTGCGGTAAAGCGTCTGCGTGTCATCAGTTGGTCTGGCTGCTGTTCTTATACCGCAACGCTGACATGTTGGTGAAGTTGGCTCGGCGTGAGTCTGAGGAATGGGCGGCGTTCTGCAAGCCAGAGCGGGGCGAACTGGTACGCAAAGCAAGCCGCGTTGATCGGAGTAGTAACCGATATGTTGCCGTGAATTGCAACAACGTCCACACGTACGAACTCCGATTTTTTAAGTCGACCTTGACCGACGCTGAATTTTGGGCAGCGCTGGAGTTCGCGGATGCCAGCGTGGCCTACACACGCCAGTTGAAAGCGCACGACGTGTTGCGCGGAAACGCATTGTCATGGGCCAGCTTCCGAGAATGGGTCGCGGGCCAGGACTACGCCAGTCTTACCGCTCAGATTTAG